In Flagellatimonas centrodinii, a single window of DNA contains:
- a CDS encoding site-2 protease family protein: MFPELNTLQTLAIWTVPVLLAITLHEVSHGWAARYFGDHTAERLGRLSLNPLRHVDPVGTVIVPGLLLMLGGFLFGWAKPVPVAMQNLRKPRQHMAWVALAGPMSNFVMGLAWGLLLKLSFSFGGGEGPIVFLRYMAVAGIVINLILMVLNLIPVPPLDGGRVIAGLVPEPVARQLDRLEPWGLLILVGLLASGMLGHLMGPPLALVERALSTLLGLPSLGLF; this comes from the coding sequence ATGTTCCCTGAACTCAATACGCTCCAGACCCTCGCCATCTGGACGGTGCCGGTGTTGCTGGCCATCACCTTGCACGAGGTTTCCCATGGCTGGGCGGCCCGTTATTTCGGCGATCACACGGCGGAGCGGCTGGGGCGCCTGTCGCTGAACCCCCTTCGACATGTCGACCCGGTGGGCACGGTGATCGTCCCCGGCCTGCTGTTGATGTTGGGCGGCTTCCTGTTCGGCTGGGCCAAGCCGGTGCCGGTGGCCATGCAGAATCTGCGCAAGCCGCGCCAGCACATGGCCTGGGTCGCATTGGCGGGGCCGATGTCCAACTTCGTCATGGGGTTGGCCTGGGGCTTGTTGCTGAAGTTGTCGTTCAGCTTCGGCGGCGGCGAGGGTCCGATCGTGTTCTTGCGATACATGGCGGTGGCGGGCATCGTCATCAATCTGATCTTGATGGTGCTCAACCTGATCCCGGTGCCGCCGCTGGACGGCGGGCGTGTGATCGCCGGGCTGGTGCCGGAGCCGGTCGCCCGTCAGCTCGACCGGCTCGAGCCCTGGGGGCTGCTGATTCTGGTGGGCCTGCTGGCGTCGGGCATGCTGGGTCATCTGATGGGCCCGCCGCTGGCGCTGGTTGAGCGGGCGCTGTCGACCTTGCTCGGCCTGCCGTCGTTGGGTCTGTTCTGA
- the scpB gene encoding SMC-Scp complex subunit ScpB: MTSPEIAPAEPVMDAEIETSADPRPLVPLLEALLLASEQPLTVDQLQRLLADPEPPERRRLRAALTLLGEDLSTRAVELVEVASGWRMQIRPLHAQTVARLWHEKPPRLTRALLETLAIICYQQPVTRGEVEEIRGVALSPNIIRTLLERGWIREVGVKEVPGRPTLFGTTLQLLDDLGLRSLDQLPELPAIKDPAQLEAALAGLGAGTPLALSAGREAEVSAATEATATVEAAVDAEPETVGDADAEPQPDPDPDPDPDSSSSDPSPP; the protein is encoded by the coding sequence ATGACGTCGCCTGAAATCGCCCCCGCCGAACCCGTCATGGATGCCGAGATCGAGACGTCCGCCGATCCACGGCCACTGGTGCCACTGCTGGAGGCGCTGTTGCTGGCGTCCGAGCAGCCGCTCACGGTTGACCAGTTGCAACGGCTGCTGGCGGACCCGGAGCCCCCCGAGCGTCGGCGCCTGCGGGCTGCGCTGACCCTCCTCGGAGAGGATCTGTCGACGCGCGCCGTGGAGTTGGTGGAAGTGGCCAGCGGCTGGCGGATGCAGATCCGCCCGCTGCATGCGCAGACCGTTGCGCGGCTGTGGCACGAGAAGCCGCCACGGCTGACGCGGGCGCTGCTCGAGACCCTGGCGATCATCTGCTACCAGCAACCGGTAACCCGGGGTGAGGTCGAAGAGATTCGCGGGGTTGCCCTGTCGCCCAACATCATTCGCACCTTGCTGGAGCGCGGTTGGATCCGCGAAGTGGGGGTCAAGGAGGTGCCGGGTCGGCCGACCCTGTTCGGCACCACCCTCCAGTTGCTGGATGACCTCGGCTTGCGTTCGCTCGATCAGTTGCCAGAGCTGCCCGCGATCAAGGACCCGGCGCAGCTTGAAGCAGCCCTGGCCGGGCTTGGGGCGGGCACCCCGCTGGCGCTCTCGGCAGGTCGCGAAGCCGAAGTGTCCGCGGCTACGGAGGCGACCGCGACCGTCGAGGCTGCCGTGGACGCCGAGCCCGAGACGGTGGGCGATGCCGACGCCGAACCTCAACCCGATCCCGATCCCGATCCCGATCCCGACTCATCGTCATCAGACCCGAGCCCTCCGTGA
- a CDS encoding segregation and condensation protein A produces MNELVEAEPVDTVPEGAAERLPRINGQLLDKLPEDLYIPPDALEIILDAFEGPLDLLLYLIRRQNLDILDIPVLQITQQYVTYIDLMQGLRLELAAEYLVMAALLAEIKSRILLPRPPPDDPGEGEDPRMELVRRLQAYEQFKTAAERIDGLPRMGRELHLAQARVDLPPTAPQLPMPGLRELLLAFQQVMSRAELFTHHQIAREPLSVRARMSDILGRLGHGPQPFESLIDPAEGRIGVVVCLLAVLELVKSAMIDLVQDAPFAPILIDVAQAADDVA; encoded by the coding sequence ATGAACGAGCTGGTCGAGGCGGAGCCGGTCGACACCGTGCCGGAGGGTGCGGCGGAACGACTGCCGCGCATCAACGGCCAGTTGCTCGACAAGCTGCCGGAAGACCTCTACATCCCCCCCGATGCGCTGGAGATCATCCTCGATGCTTTCGAGGGCCCGCTCGACCTCTTGCTCTATCTCATTCGCCGTCAGAATCTCGATATTCTCGATATTCCGGTGCTGCAGATTACCCAGCAGTACGTGACCTATATCGACCTGATGCAGGGGCTGAGGCTGGAGCTGGCGGCAGAGTACCTGGTGATGGCCGCGCTGCTGGCCGAGATCAAGTCACGCATTCTGCTGCCGCGGCCGCCGCCCGATGACCCCGGCGAAGGTGAGGACCCGCGGATGGAACTGGTCCGCCGGCTGCAGGCCTATGAGCAGTTCAAGACAGCCGCCGAGCGTATCGACGGCTTGCCGCGCATGGGCCGCGAGTTGCACCTGGCGCAAGCGCGAGTCGACCTGCCGCCGACCGCCCCTCAGCTGCCGATGCCCGGGCTGCGTGAGCTGCTGCTGGCGTTTCAGCAGGTCATGTCGCGGGCCGAATTGTTCACCCACCATCAGATTGCACGTGAGCCGCTCAGCGTGCGTGCGCGAATGTCCGATATTCTCGGGCGCCTTGGCCACGGTCCTCAGCCATTCGAGTCCCTGATCGATCCTGCGGAGGGCCGGATCGGGGTCGTGGTCTGTCTGCTTGCGGTGCTTGAACTGGTCAAGAGCGCGATGATCGATCTGGTTCAGGATGCACCGTTCGCCCCCATTCTCATTGATGTTGCCCAAGCTGCCGATGACGTCGCCTGA
- the trpS gene encoding tryptophan--tRNA ligase, with product MSERPTVLSGIQPSGRLTLGNYLGALKHWLPLHTQYDSYYMLVDLHTITVRQDPAVLRERCYEFLSLYLACGLDPEHNVLFVQSHVPAHARLSWVLNAYTQFGELSRMTQFKDKSAKHADNINAGLFCYPVLMAADILLYQAQKVPVGDDQKQHLELTRDIAMRFNNLYGPVFTVPEPMIPPVGARIMGLQEPTGKMSKSDDAETNALYLLDPPDVITRKLKRAVTDTGSEVRFDVAAKPGVSNLMNILAAITGDSLSEIEARFAGQGYGHFKAAVAEAVVETLKPIQARYQDIREDLDGLRAVLRAGADKASARADATLNRVHDVLGFIPR from the coding sequence GTGAGCGAGCGTCCGACGGTGTTGTCCGGTATCCAGCCTTCGGGCCGCCTGACCCTGGGCAACTATCTGGGCGCGCTCAAGCACTGGCTGCCCCTGCATACGCAGTACGACAGCTACTACATGCTGGTCGACCTGCACACCATCACGGTGCGCCAGGACCCTGCGGTGTTGCGTGAACGCTGCTACGAGTTCCTGTCGCTCTACCTTGCCTGCGGTCTGGACCCCGAACACAACGTGCTGTTCGTCCAGAGTCATGTACCGGCGCATGCGCGGCTGTCATGGGTGCTCAATGCCTACACCCAGTTCGGCGAGCTGTCGCGGATGACCCAGTTCAAGGACAAGTCGGCCAAGCATGCCGACAACATCAACGCCGGCCTGTTCTGCTATCCGGTACTGATGGCGGCCGACATCCTCCTGTATCAGGCGCAGAAGGTGCCGGTTGGCGACGACCAGAAGCAGCATCTGGAATTGACCCGCGACATCGCCATGCGTTTCAACAACCTGTACGGACCGGTGTTCACCGTGCCCGAGCCGATGATCCCGCCGGTCGGTGCGCGGATCATGGGGTTGCAGGAACCCACCGGCAAGATGAGCAAATCGGATGATGCCGAGACCAACGCCCTGTATCTGCTTGACCCCCCTGACGTCATCACCCGCAAACTCAAGCGGGCGGTGACCGACACCGGCAGCGAAGTACGCTTTGACGTGGCGGCCAAGCCGGGTGTGTCGAACCTGATGAACATCCTCGCCGCCATCACCGGCGACAGCCTGTCGGAAATCGAGGCCCGCTTCGCCGGGCAAGGCTACGGCCATTTCAAGGCGGCGGTGGCTGAGGCGGTGGTGGAGACCCTGAAGCCGATCCAGGCCCGCTACCAGGATATCCGGGAGGATCTCGACGGCCTTCGCGCCGTCCTTCGCGCCGGTGCCGACAAGGCCTCGGCGCGGGCCGATGCCACCTTGAACCGGGTGCATGACGTGTTGGGGTTCATTCCACGATGA